A genomic region of Branchiostoma lanceolatum isolate klBraLanc5 chromosome 4, klBraLanc5.hap2, whole genome shotgun sequence contains the following coding sequences:
- the LOC136433106 gene encoding PH domain-containing protein DDB_G0274775-like — translation MGLRHNSFTLACEDDWILRRYRKTSHNNNMDDEDARDVSNGKEQQKGGPTIDQNGEQEDIAGWLMKRNKLTRQWRRQWFHLKGCDLQYGDSAEKLRKTIPLTGARIEEADVGKPHAFSVKPRDSDRQYLFHADSEQEQRRWVEAICLARMSGTDGDQSQACVIQ, via the exons ATGGGTTTACGACATAACTCATTTACGCTAGCCTGTGAGGACGATTGGATTTTGCGACGTTACCGCAAAACgagccacaacaacaacatggacGACGAGGACGCTAGGGATGTTAGCAACGGCAAAGAGCAGCAGAAAGGTGGGCCCACTATAGACCAAAACGGCGAGCAAGAAGACATCGCTGGGTGGCTGATGAAGAGGAATAAGTTAACGAGGCAGTGGAGACGGCAGTGGTTCCATCTGAAAGGCTGCGACTTGCAATATGGAGACTCAGCCGAG AAGCTCCGTAAAACCATCCCGCTGACAGGCGCTCGGATTGAAGAGGCCGACGTTGGGAAGCCCCACGCCTTCTCGGTGAAACCGCGGGACAGCGACAGACAGTACCTGTTCCACGCGGACAGTGAGCAGGAACAGCGGCGGTGGGTCGAGGCCATCTGCTTAGCACGGATGTCTGGTACTGACGGGGACCAATCACAAGCCTGCGTCATACAGTGA